Proteins from a single region of Streptomyces sp. Tu 3180:
- the era gene encoding GTPase Era has product MSVRTQSSEQPADAVHRAGFACFVGRPNAGKSTLTNALVGQKVAITSNRPQTTRHTVRGIVHRPDAQLILVDTPGLHKPRTLLGERLNDVVRTTWAEVDAIGFCLPADQKIGPGDRFIAKELAGIKKTPKVAIVTKTDLVDSKALAEQLIAVDQLGKELGITWAEIIPVSATANKQVGLLADLLIPLLPEGPALYPEGDLTDEPEQVMVAELIREAALEGVRDELPHSIAVVVEEMLPREDRPADKPLLDIHANLFIERPSQKGIIIGPKGKRLKDVGIKSRKQIEALLGTPVFLDLHVKVAKDWQRDPKQLRRLGF; this is encoded by the coding sequence ATGAGTGTTCGTACCCAGTCATCCGAGCAGCCGGCCGACGCTGTCCACAGGGCCGGTTTCGCCTGCTTCGTGGGCCGTCCCAACGCGGGCAAGTCCACCCTCACGAACGCTCTGGTCGGGCAGAAGGTGGCGATCACCTCCAACCGGCCGCAGACCACCCGGCACACCGTGCGCGGGATCGTGCACCGCCCGGACGCGCAGCTGATCCTGGTGGACACCCCCGGCCTGCACAAGCCGCGCACCCTGCTCGGCGAACGGCTGAACGACGTGGTCCGCACCACCTGGGCGGAGGTCGACGCGATCGGCTTCTGCCTCCCCGCGGACCAGAAGATCGGCCCCGGCGACCGTTTCATCGCCAAGGAGCTGGCCGGGATCAAGAAGACCCCGAAGGTCGCGATCGTCACCAAGACCGACCTGGTGGACTCCAAGGCGCTGGCCGAGCAGCTGATCGCCGTCGACCAGCTCGGCAAGGAGCTGGGCATCACCTGGGCGGAGATCATCCCGGTGTCGGCGACCGCGAACAAGCAGGTGGGCCTGCTGGCGGACCTGCTGATCCCGCTGCTGCCCGAGGGCCCGGCCCTCTACCCCGAGGGCGACCTCACCGACGAGCCCGAGCAGGTCATGGTCGCGGAGCTGATCCGCGAGGCGGCCCTGGAGGGCGTCCGCGACGAGCTCCCGCACTCCATCGCGGTGGTCGTCGAGGAGATGCTCCCGCGCGAGGACCGCCCGGCCGACAAGCCCCTCCTCGACATCCACGCCAACCTGTTCATCGAGCGCCCCAGCCAGAAGGGCATCATCATCGGCCCCAAGGGCAAGCGCCTGAAGGACGTCGGCATCAAGTCCCGCAAGCAGATCGAGGCGCTGCTCGGCACGCCCGTGTTCCTGGACCTCCACGTGAAGGTCGCCAAGGACTGGCAGCGGGACCCGAAGCAGCTGCGGCGCCTGGGCTTCTGA
- a CDS encoding cytidine deaminase produces MTDSSTLDPEDRKIVTLARSARARNGVPEGAAVRDETGRTYVAGTVALASLKLSALQTAVAMAVASGAKSLEAAAVVTEAESASAEDRAAVRDLGGPGTPVLVAGPDGTVRETVTAG; encoded by the coding sequence ATGACCGACAGCAGCACGCTCGACCCCGAGGACCGCAAGATCGTCACCCTGGCCCGCTCCGCGCGCGCCCGCAACGGCGTGCCCGAGGGTGCCGCCGTACGGGACGAGACCGGCCGCACGTACGTCGCCGGGACCGTGGCCCTGGCCTCCCTGAAGCTGAGCGCCCTGCAGACGGCGGTGGCGATGGCGGTGGCGTCCGGGGCGAAGTCGCTGGAGGCGGCGGCGGTGGTGACGGAGGCGGAGTCGGCGTCGGCCGAGGACCGCGCGGCCGTGCGGGACCTCGGCGGGCCCGGGACCCCGGTACTGGTGGCCGGCCCCGACGGAACGGTCCGGGAGACGGTCACCGCGGGCTGA
- a CDS encoding MmcQ/YjbR family DNA-binding protein, producing MTPRELRALCLSFNAAVEDFPFGAETSVFKVGGRLFALADLDARPLRVNLKCDPEDAIRLRTAHPGLIVPGWHMNKRHWNTVTADGGLPDRLVRELVEDSYDLVVAGLPRADRLRLDRP from the coding sequence GTGACCCCCCGGGAGCTGCGTGCCCTGTGCCTCTCCTTCAACGCGGCCGTGGAGGACTTCCCCTTCGGCGCGGAGACCTCGGTCTTCAAGGTCGGGGGCCGGCTCTTCGCGCTGGCGGACCTGGACGCGCGGCCCCTGAGGGTCAACCTCAAGTGCGACCCGGAGGACGCGATCCGGCTCCGCACCGCCCATCCGGGCCTGATCGTCCCCGGCTGGCACATGAACAAGCGCCACTGGAACACGGTGACGGCGGACGGCGGACTCCCGGACCGCCTGGTCCGGGAACTGGTCGAGGACTCCTACGACCTGGTCGTGGCCGGCCTGCCGCGAGCCGACCGCCTCCGCCTCGACCGCCCCTGA
- a CDS encoding hemolysin family protein, giving the protein MSAQLVLGAIALVVVAWLAACAEAGIARVSSFRAEEAVRSGRRGSARLAQISADPTRYLNVALLVRVACEMAAAALITYGCLREFDGTAEALLIAIAVMVLVSYVAVGVSPRTIGRQHPLNTATAAAYVLVPLARVMGPIPSLLILIGNALTPGKGFRHGPFASEAELRALVDLAEAESLIEDEERRMVHSVFELGDTLVREVMVPRTDLVVIERYKTIRQALTLALRSGFSRIPVTGESEDDIVGIVYLKDLARKTHISRDAESELVSTAMRPAFFVPDTKNAGDLLREMQKERNHVAVAVDEYGGTAGIVTIEDILEEIVGEITDEYDRELPPVEGLGEDRYRVTARLDIGDLGELYGLEAFDDEDVETVGGLLAKQLGRVPIAGASSVVELPDARALRLTAEAAAGRRNKIVTVLVEPVDPPEHQEEKPE; this is encoded by the coding sequence ATGAGTGCGCAACTCGTCCTCGGCGCGATCGCACTGGTCGTCGTGGCCTGGCTGGCCGCCTGCGCGGAGGCGGGCATCGCCCGCGTCTCCAGCTTCCGCGCCGAGGAGGCCGTGCGCTCCGGCCGCCGGGGCAGCGCCCGGCTCGCGCAGATCTCCGCCGACCCCACCCGCTACCTCAACGTGGCGCTGCTGGTCCGCGTCGCCTGCGAGATGGCCGCCGCCGCGCTGATCACGTACGGCTGTCTCCGGGAGTTCGACGGGACGGCCGAGGCGCTGCTGATCGCCATCGCGGTCATGGTCCTCGTCTCGTACGTCGCCGTCGGCGTCTCGCCGCGCACCATCGGCCGCCAGCACCCGCTGAACACGGCCACGGCCGCCGCGTACGTCCTGGTCCCGCTGGCGAGGGTCATGGGCCCGATCCCGTCGCTCCTCATCCTCATCGGCAACGCGCTCACCCCCGGCAAGGGCTTCCGGCACGGCCCCTTCGCCTCCGAGGCGGAGCTGCGCGCGCTGGTCGACCTCGCGGAGGCGGAGTCGCTGATCGAGGACGAGGAGCGCCGCATGGTGCACTCGGTCTTCGAGCTGGGCGACACCCTGGTGCGCGAGGTCATGGTCCCGCGCACCGACCTGGTGGTGATCGAGCGGTACAAGACCATCCGCCAGGCCCTCACCCTCGCCCTGCGCTCCGGTTTCTCCCGCATCCCGGTGACCGGCGAGAGCGAGGACGACATCGTCGGGATCGTCTACCTCAAGGACCTGGCCCGCAAGACGCACATCAGCCGGGACGCCGAGAGCGAGCTGGTGTCGACGGCGATGCGCCCGGCGTTCTTCGTGCCCGACACCAAGAACGCGGGCGACCTGCTGCGCGAGATGCAGAAGGAGCGCAACCACGTCGCCGTCGCCGTCGACGAGTACGGCGGCACCGCGGGCATCGTCACCATCGAGGACATCCTCGAGGAGATCGTCGGCGAGATCACCGACGAGTACGACCGTGAGCTCCCGCCGGTCGAGGGCCTGGGCGAGGACCGCTACCGGGTCACCGCCCGCCTCGACATCGGCGACCTCGGCGAGCTGTACGGCCTGGAGGCGTTCGACGACGAGGACGTGGAGACCGTCGGCGGACTGCTCGCCAAGCAGCTCGGCCGGGTGCCGATCGCGGGCGCCTCGTCCGTGGTCGAGCTCCCCGACGCCCGCGCCCTGCGCCTGACCGCGGAGGCCGCGGCCGGACGCCGGAACAAGATCGTGACGGTCCTGGTGGAGCCGGTGGACCCGCCCGAGCACCAGGAGGAGAAGCCGGAGTGA
- the ybeY gene encoding rRNA maturation RNase YbeY — protein sequence MSIDVNNESGTEVDEQAILDIARYALARMRIHPLSELSVIVVDAGAMEQLHIQWMDLPGPTDVMSFPMDELRPPSKDDDEPPQGLLGDIVLCPEVAAKQGSEAPTQHTMDEELQLLTVHGVLHLLGYDHEEPDEKAEMFGLQAAIVDGWRAERGLTGPSPAPTVS from the coding sequence ATGTCGATCGACGTCAACAACGAGTCCGGCACCGAGGTCGACGAGCAGGCGATCCTCGACATCGCCCGCTACGCGCTCGCGCGGATGCGCATCCACCCGCTCTCCGAGCTCTCGGTGATCGTCGTGGACGCCGGCGCCATGGAGCAGCTGCACATCCAGTGGATGGACCTGCCCGGGCCGACGGACGTCATGTCGTTCCCGATGGACGAGCTGCGGCCGCCGTCCAAGGACGACGACGAGCCGCCGCAGGGGCTGCTCGGCGACATCGTGCTCTGCCCCGAGGTCGCCGCCAAGCAGGGCAGCGAGGCACCGACGCAGCACACCATGGACGAGGAGCTCCAGCTGCTCACCGTCCACGGCGTGCTGCACCTGCTCGGCTACGACCACGAGGAACCGGACGAGAAGGCCGAGATGTTCGGCCTGCAGGCCGCGATCGTGGACGGCTGGCGCGCGGAGAGGGGCCTGACCGGCCCGTCCCCGGCCCCGACCGTCTCATGA
- a CDS encoding PhoH family protein: MTQTPTAHTPAQGQARVQLTVPAQHPMVTVLGSGDSLLRVIEKAFPGADIHVRGNEISAVGDATEVALISRVFDEMMLVLRTGQPMTEDAVERSIAMLKASENGESDGQETPAQVLTQNILSSRGRTIRPKTLNQKRYVDAIDKHTVVFGIGPAGTGKTYLAMAKAVQALQSKQVNRIILTRPAVEAGERLGFLPGTLYEKIDPYLRPLYDALHDMLDPDSIPRLMAAGTIEVAPLAYMRGRTLNDAFIILDEAQNTSPEQMKMFLTRLGFDSKIVITGDVTQVDLPEGTKSGLRQVQDILEGVEDVHFSRLSSHDVVRHKLVGRIVDAYEQYDSKHGTQNGAHKGGRGKSGHKGK, encoded by the coding sequence ATGACTCAGACACCCACAGCTCACACCCCCGCGCAGGGGCAGGCGAGAGTGCAGCTCACCGTCCCCGCCCAGCACCCCATGGTGACCGTGCTGGGTTCAGGGGACTCCCTCCTGCGCGTGATCGAGAAGGCCTTCCCGGGGGCAGACATCCACGTCCGGGGCAATGAGATCAGCGCGGTCGGCGACGCCACGGAGGTCGCCCTCATTTCGCGCGTGTTCGACGAGATGATGCTGGTGCTCCGCACCGGGCAGCCGATGACGGAGGACGCAGTGGAACGCTCGATCGCCATGCTCAAGGCGAGCGAGAACGGGGAGAGCGACGGCCAGGAGACCCCGGCCCAGGTGCTCACGCAGAACATCCTGTCCTCGCGCGGCCGCACGATCCGTCCCAAGACGCTCAACCAGAAGCGCTACGTGGACGCGATCGACAAGCACACCGTCGTCTTCGGCATCGGCCCGGCGGGCACCGGCAAGACGTACCTCGCCATGGCCAAGGCGGTGCAGGCCCTGCAGTCCAAGCAGGTCAACCGCATCATCCTGACCCGCCCCGCCGTCGAGGCGGGCGAGCGGCTCGGGTTCCTCCCGGGCACGCTCTACGAGAAGATCGACCCCTACCTGCGCCCGCTCTACGACGCGCTGCACGACATGCTCGACCCCGACTCCATCCCCCGCCTGATGGCGGCGGGCACGATCGAGGTCGCCCCGCTCGCGTACATGCGCGGACGCACGCTGAACGACGCCTTCATCATCCTGGACGAGGCCCAGAACACCAGCCCCGAACAGATGAAGATGTTCCTCACCCGCCTCGGCTTCGACTCGAAGATCGTCATCACCGGTGACGTGACCCAGGTCGACCTCCCCGAGGGCACGAAGAGCGGCCTGCGGCAGGTGCAGGACATCCTCGAGGGGGTCGAGGACGTCCACTTCTCCCGGCTATCGTCCCACGACGTCGTCCGGCACAAGCTGGTGGGCCGTATCGTCGACGCGTACGAGCAGTACGACAGCAAGCACGGCACCCAGAACGGCGCCCACAAGGGCGGCCGGGGCAAGTCCGGGCACAAGGGGAAGTAG
- a CDS encoding PfkB family carbohydrate kinase, with translation MASTASTAPAAAGGKEFTEGSHHSAQVDPLAGLRTPDDPPWDVYLTGTVFLDIVFTGLDSAPVRGTESWARGMGSSPGGVANMATALARLGLRTSLAAAFGDDHYGEYCWDTLEQGEGIDLSPSRTVPGWHSPVTVSMAYDGERTMVSHGHEPPPEEPAPDCPPRARAAVASLTPGRSAPWIAQAARSGTRVFGDVGWDDSGAWDLAALPDLRHCEAFLPNAEEAKRYTGTDCPRAAAHALTEHVPVAVVTLGAEGAYAVDRRTGETAEVPAIAVEALDPTGAGDVFVAGFVTGSLAGWPLADRLAFAGLTAALSVQEFGGSLSAPGWTEVAAWWRRVQSVEGQDQEALRRYAFLAGLVPEELVRPWPLRRAVPTIGFRRSA, from the coding sequence ATGGCGTCCACCGCGTCCACCGCCCCCGCCGCGGCCGGCGGGAAGGAGTTCACCGAAGGATCGCACCACTCGGCCCAGGTCGATCCCCTCGCCGGGCTGCGCACACCGGACGATCCGCCCTGGGACGTCTACCTCACCGGGACGGTCTTCCTCGACATCGTCTTCACCGGGCTCGACTCCGCCCCGGTGCGCGGGACCGAGTCCTGGGCACGGGGGATGGGGTCGAGCCCCGGCGGCGTCGCCAACATGGCCACCGCCCTGGCCCGCCTCGGCCTGCGCACCTCCCTCGCGGCGGCCTTCGGCGACGACCACTACGGCGAGTACTGCTGGGACACCCTGGAGCAGGGCGAGGGCATCGACCTCTCCCCGTCGCGCACCGTGCCCGGCTGGCACTCGCCGGTCACCGTCTCCATGGCCTACGACGGCGAGCGGACGATGGTCTCCCACGGCCACGAACCGCCCCCCGAGGAACCCGCGCCCGACTGCCCCCCGCGCGCCCGTGCCGCCGTCGCCTCCCTCACGCCGGGCCGCAGCGCCCCCTGGATCGCCCAGGCCGCGCGCAGCGGCACCCGCGTCTTCGGCGACGTCGGCTGGGACGACAGCGGCGCGTGGGACCTGGCCGCGCTGCCCGACCTGCGCCACTGCGAGGCGTTCCTGCCGAACGCCGAGGAGGCCAAGCGCTACACCGGCACCGACTGCCCCCGCGCCGCCGCGCACGCCCTCACCGAGCACGTCCCGGTCGCGGTCGTCACCCTCGGCGCGGAGGGCGCGTATGCGGTGGACCGGCGCACCGGTGAGACCGCCGAGGTCCCGGCCATCGCCGTCGAAGCGCTCGACCCGACCGGGGCCGGGGACGTGTTCGTCGCCGGCTTCGTCACCGGGAGCCTGGCCGGCTGGCCGCTGGCCGACCGCCTCGCCTTCGCCGGCCTCACCGCCGCGCTCTCCGTCCAGGAGTTCGGCGGCTCGCTGTCGGCCCCGGGGTGGACCGAGGTGGCGGCGTGGTGGCGCAGGGTGCAGTCGGTCGAGGGCCAGGACCAGGAGGCCCTGCGGCGGTACGCGTTCCTGGCCGGCCTGGTCCCCGAGGAGCTGGTGCGGCCCTGGCCGCTGCGGCGGGCGGTCCCGACGATCGGCTTCCGCCGGTCGGCGTGA
- a CDS encoding MFS transporter — translation MFVANYMDRVNLGFAQDELRADVGLSAAAFGLGAGIFFIAYALFEVPSNILMERYGPKVWLTRIMISWGVVATAMAFVDSVEMFYALRFLLGVAEAGFFPAVIYYFSRWLPDSHRGRATSVFLMGSGTATVIVGPVSGALMEMHGIWGHAGWQWMFFIEGVFSVVLGFVVYRFLDSGIERADWLTDEEKTGLVAVIDAEQEAREARRGTAGRVSRWRLLADPQMLLFLWIYFAINVALYAVTFWLPSIVDDIGGLSDFQVGLLTSVPWLCAIAAVYVSGRISDRIGKRRPVLVTLLVLGGCGTLLAVFVSPWAGLGALCLAAMGFKPASPVFWTIPQSYLDARAAAPGIALINSIGNLGGFVAPTAFGIIEDTTGSTKGGLVGLTVVGFLAALSVLLVRGGGRNDRIRTRPVRPPAAAAPEAPGTAPGAARTARPGPATA, via the coding sequence ATGTTCGTCGCGAACTACATGGACCGCGTCAACCTCGGCTTCGCCCAGGACGAACTCCGCGCCGACGTCGGCCTGTCCGCCGCCGCGTTCGGCCTCGGCGCCGGCATCTTCTTCATCGCGTACGCCCTCTTCGAGGTCCCCTCCAACATCCTGATGGAGCGGTACGGGCCCAAGGTCTGGCTCACCCGCATCATGATCAGCTGGGGCGTCGTCGCCACCGCGATGGCCTTCGTCGACAGCGTCGAGATGTTCTACGCCCTGCGCTTCCTGCTCGGCGTCGCGGAGGCCGGCTTCTTCCCGGCCGTCATCTACTACTTCAGCCGCTGGCTGCCCGACTCCCACCGGGGCCGGGCCACCTCGGTCTTCCTCATGGGCTCGGGCACCGCGACGGTCATCGTCGGCCCCGTCTCCGGCGCCCTGATGGAGATGCACGGCATCTGGGGCCACGCCGGCTGGCAGTGGATGTTCTTCATCGAGGGCGTCTTCTCCGTCGTCCTCGGCTTCGTGGTCTACCGCTTCCTGGACTCCGGCATCGAGAGGGCGGACTGGCTCACCGACGAGGAGAAGACCGGCCTCGTCGCCGTCATCGACGCCGAGCAGGAGGCGCGGGAGGCGCGGCGCGGCACCGCGGGCCGCGTCTCCCGCTGGAGGCTGCTCGCCGACCCCCAGATGCTGCTCTTCCTGTGGATCTACTTCGCGATCAACGTCGCCCTGTACGCGGTCACGTTCTGGCTGCCGTCGATCGTGGACGACATCGGCGGGCTGAGCGACTTCCAGGTGGGGCTGCTCACGTCCGTGCCCTGGCTGTGCGCGATCGCCGCCGTGTACGTCAGCGGGCGGATCTCGGACCGCATCGGCAAGCGGCGCCCGGTGCTGGTCACCCTGCTCGTCCTCGGCGGCTGCGGCACCCTGCTGGCCGTGTTCGTCTCGCCCTGGGCGGGGCTGGGCGCGCTGTGCCTGGCCGCGATGGGCTTCAAGCCCGCCTCCCCGGTCTTCTGGACCATCCCGCAGAGCTACCTCGACGCCCGCGCGGCGGCCCCGGGCATCGCGCTGATCAACTCCATCGGCAACCTCGGCGGCTTCGTCGCCCCCACCGCCTTCGGGATCATCGAGGACACCACGGGCTCGACCAAGGGCGGGCTGGTCGGACTCACCGTCGTCGGCTTCCTGGCCGCGCTGAGCGTGCTCCTGGTGCGGGGCGGCGGACGCAACGACCGGATCCGGACGCGTCCCGTCAGGCCGCCGGCGGCCGCGGCGCCCGAGGCACCCGGGACGGCGCCCGGGGCGGCCCGCACCGCGCGTCCGGGGCCCGCGACGGCCTGA
- a CDS encoding glucarate dehydratase family protein, whose product MTRDLTVTEVRLTPVLVADPPLLNTQGVHQPYTPRLIVEVVTADGTTGLGETYGDTKYLELAEPLADKLVGRPAGHLNALFAEAGEVAVDASRVSGQVDVGGLRGVQTADKLRLSVLSAFEVACLDALGKSLGLPVHALLGGKVRDAVEYSAYLFYKWAGHPDGVAAEKDDWGAALDPAGVVEQARLFKERYGFTSFKLKGGVFPPDEEIAAVRALAAAFPGHPLRLDPNGAWSVETSLRVAEELGDVLEYLEDPALGTPAMAEVAARTGVPLATNMCVTTFAEIKEAFTRNAVQVVLSDHHYWGGLRNTQQLAAVCRTFGVDVSMHSNTHLGISLAAMTHVAATVPGLHHACDSHYPWQSEDVLTERLTFEGGTVRVPDAPGLGVELDRDRLALLHRRWLDDDGSLRDRDDAAAMRAADPDWVTPAVPRW is encoded by the coding sequence GTGACCCGCGACCTGACCGTGACGGAGGTCCGGCTGACGCCGGTCCTCGTCGCCGACCCGCCCCTCCTCAACACGCAGGGCGTCCACCAGCCGTACACCCCCCGGCTGATCGTCGAGGTGGTGACCGCCGACGGGACCACCGGACTGGGCGAGACCTACGGCGACACCAAGTACCTGGAACTGGCCGAGCCCCTCGCGGACAAGCTCGTCGGCCGCCCGGCCGGCCACCTGAACGCGCTGTTCGCCGAGGCCGGCGAGGTGGCCGTCGACGCCTCCCGCGTCTCGGGGCAGGTCGACGTCGGGGGACTGCGCGGCGTGCAGACCGCCGACAAGCTGCGCCTGTCCGTGCTCTCCGCCTTCGAGGTCGCCTGCCTCGACGCCCTCGGCAAGAGCCTCGGCCTGCCCGTGCACGCCCTGCTCGGCGGCAAGGTGCGCGACGCCGTCGAGTACAGCGCGTACCTCTTCTACAAGTGGGCCGGCCACCCGGACGGCGTGGCGGCCGAGAAGGACGACTGGGGCGCCGCCCTCGACCCGGCCGGCGTCGTCGAGCAGGCCCGCCTCTTCAAGGAGCGGTACGGCTTCACCTCCTTCAAGCTCAAGGGCGGCGTCTTCCCGCCGGACGAGGAGATCGCGGCCGTCCGCGCCCTCGCCGCCGCGTTCCCCGGGCACCCCCTGCGCCTCGACCCCAACGGCGCCTGGTCGGTGGAGACCTCGCTGAGGGTCGCCGAGGAGCTCGGGGACGTCCTCGAGTACCTGGAGGACCCCGCGCTCGGCACCCCCGCCATGGCCGAGGTCGCCGCCCGGACCGGCGTTCCGCTCGCCACCAACATGTGCGTGACGACCTTCGCCGAGATCAAGGAGGCCTTCACCCGGAACGCCGTCCAGGTCGTCCTCTCCGACCACCACTACTGGGGCGGGCTGCGCAACACCCAGCAGCTCGCCGCCGTCTGCCGCACCTTCGGCGTGGACGTCTCCATGCACTCCAACACCCACCTCGGGATCAGCCTCGCCGCCATGACCCACGTGGCGGCCACCGTCCCCGGCCTCCACCACGCCTGCGACTCGCACTACCCCTGGCAGTCGGAGGACGTCCTCACCGAACGCCTCACCTTCGAGGGCGGCACCGTGCGGGTCCCCGACGCGCCCGGCCTCGGCGTCGAACTCGACCGCGACCGGCTGGCCCTCCTCCACCGGCGCTGGCTCGACGACGACGGCTCGCTCAGGGACCGCGACGACGCGGCGGCCATGCGGGCCGCCGACCCGGACTGGGTCACGCCGGCCGTGCCGCGCTGGTGA
- a CDS encoding 5-dehydro-4-deoxyglucarate dehydratase, translating to MAGGVLSFPLTAFHDDGSLDPDGFRAHVAAQIATGPGAVFPACGTGEFFSLDEDEYRRVVALTVEESAGRVPVVAGVGYGWAQAARFARVAEDAGADALLVLPHYLVAAPQDGLVAQLEAIAARTRLPLVAYQRGQVAYSADSLRRIAALPNVIGLKDGHSDLDRLQRLTLAAPEGFLFFNGAATAEIQARAYAAVGVPAYSSAVHAFAPEIANAFFAALRDGDAGTVDKLLRGFYVPFVELRDRVPGYAVSLVKAAARLRGRPVGPVRAPLTDPSAGDLADLRALLTTGLDLVGAAL from the coding sequence ATGGCCGGCGGCGTGCTGTCCTTCCCGCTCACCGCCTTCCACGACGACGGCTCCCTCGACCCGGACGGCTTCCGCGCCCATGTCGCGGCCCAGATCGCCACCGGTCCCGGCGCCGTCTTCCCCGCCTGCGGCACCGGCGAGTTCTTCTCGCTGGACGAGGACGAGTACCGGCGGGTCGTCGCCCTCACCGTCGAGGAGAGCGCGGGACGGGTGCCGGTCGTCGCCGGAGTCGGCTACGGCTGGGCGCAGGCCGCCCGGTTCGCCCGCGTCGCCGAGGACGCCGGCGCCGACGCCCTGCTCGTCCTGCCGCACTACCTCGTCGCCGCCCCGCAGGACGGCCTCGTCGCCCAGCTGGAGGCGATCGCCGCCCGCACCCGGCTGCCGCTCGTCGCCTACCAGCGCGGCCAGGTCGCCTACAGTGCCGACTCGCTCCGGCGCATCGCCGCCCTCCCGAACGTCATCGGCCTCAAGGACGGCCACAGCGACCTCGACCGCCTGCAACGCCTCACCCTCGCCGCCCCCGAGGGCTTCCTCTTCTTCAACGGCGCCGCCACCGCCGAGATCCAGGCCCGCGCCTACGCCGCCGTCGGCGTCCCCGCCTACTCCTCCGCCGTCCACGCCTTCGCCCCCGAGATCGCGAACGCCTTCTTCGCCGCCCTGCGCGACGGCGACGCGGGCACCGTCGACAAGCTGCTGCGCGGCTTCTACGTCCCGTTCGTCGAACTGCGCGACCGCGTCCCCGGATACGCGGTGTCGCTGGTGAAGGCGGCGGCCCGGCTGCGCGGACGCCCCGTGGGCCCCGTGCGCGCCCCCCTCACCGACCCCTCGGCCGGCGACCTGGCCGACCTCCGGGCCCTGCTCACCACCGGACTCGACCTCGTAGGAGCCGCCCTGTGA
- a CDS encoding IclR family transcriptional regulator, producing the protein MPETGGATGGATGGVREVKSAARTVELLELLAARGDRPARLQELADELGVPRSSMYALLQTLVSRGWVRTDVTGSLYGIGIHALLTGTSYLDSDPRVRLVRPYLDEASEALGETIHMGRLDGYDVAYLATRESHEYLRTISRVGRRLPAHVGALGKALLAERPDEELPEGPYEAATPNTHTSRESLAADLARVRERGYSVDREEGVPGIVGFGFALRYDSPAQDAVSCSVPVARLTPEREERIVAVMREIRTKAEATVPAGGGSVQWR; encoded by the coding sequence ATGCCGGAAACAGGGGGCGCGACAGGGGGCGCGACAGGGGGCGTGCGCGAGGTGAAGTCCGCCGCGCGGACGGTGGAGCTGCTGGAACTGCTCGCCGCGCGCGGTGACCGCCCGGCCCGCCTCCAGGAGCTGGCGGACGAGCTCGGCGTGCCGCGCAGTTCGATGTACGCGCTGCTGCAGACCCTGGTCTCCCGCGGCTGGGTCCGCACCGACGTCACCGGCTCGCTGTACGGCATCGGCATCCACGCCCTGCTCACCGGCACCAGCTACCTGGACTCCGATCCGCGGGTGAGGCTGGTGCGCCCGTACCTCGACGAGGCGTCCGAGGCGCTGGGCGAGACGATCCACATGGGGCGGCTGGACGGGTACGACGTGGCGTACCTGGCGACCCGCGAGTCGCACGAGTACCTGCGGACCATCAGCCGGGTGGGGCGGCGGCTGCCGGCGCACGTGGGCGCGCTCGGCAAGGCGCTGCTGGCCGAGCGGCCGGACGAGGAACTGCCCGAGGGCCCCTACGAGGCGGCGACGCCCAACACCCACACCTCGCGGGAGTCGCTGGCGGCCGATCTGGCCCGGGTGCGCGAGCGCGGCTACTCCGTGGACCGGGAGGAGGGCGTGCCCGGGATCGTCGGTTTCGGGTTCGCCCTGCGGTACGACTCCCCCGCGCAGGACGCCGTCAGCTGCTCGGTGCCGGTGGCCCGGCTGACGCCGGAGCGCGAGGAGCGGATCGTGGCCGTGATGCGGGAGATCCGGACGAAGGCGGAGGCGACGGTTCCCGCAGGTGGCGGGTCGGTTCAGTGGAGGTAG